Proteins found in one Oryza glaberrima chromosome 4, OglaRS2, whole genome shotgun sequence genomic segment:
- the LOC127769683 gene encoding uncharacterized protein LOC127769683, which translates to MTKLLELPVIIFISYLVLLAAGIQEGRYVKHGASYDQHISNEIVNKTIETGDGDVFHCIDINLQPALSHPLLKGHIIQMEPTSFPSELKIKSSSDTIATEAHLPTIACPKGTIPLLQNSKADLKTQFSFDPIGNTHHRGGERAGCTTYDEIYGTQVAINVYEPKVQGQNDLSASWALMVNGPTGNYEGIGAGSIVWPNYHGDNFARFHIYWQVNTVNMPCFDHMCAGFVQVSMSVGIGGRIEPVSTYNGDQYEITVTISKDPKTGNWWLAYGRDKKPLGYWPPSIFNYMNEKASACFWGGQVHGPTVQLHLPELGSGHWAATGPGKAAYVRSIKVINKDGQYFIPGTHNTFSGSTRPFCYDAGDIRFNDDGARLLYGGPGNCTK; encoded by the exons ATGACCAAACTACTAGAGCTTCCAGTGATAATTTTCATATCATATCTTGTCCTCCTTGCGGCAGGAATACAAGAAGGTAGATATGTAAAGCATGGAGCAAGTTATGATCAACATATTTCCAACGAGATTGTCAACAAGACCATTGAG ACTGGAGACGGCGACGTGTTTCATTGCATCGATATCAATCTACAGCCAGCACTATCTCATCCATTGTTGAAAGGACACATAATACAG ATGGAGCCCACCTCTTTTCCATCAGAGCTGAAAATCAAATCATCATCAGACACTATAGCGACAGAAGCTCATCTGCCTACCATTGCATGCCCAAAGGGAACAATACCATTGCTACAAAATAGTAAAGCTGATCTGAAGACACAATTTAGTTTTGATCCAATCGGTAATACCCATCATCGTGGAGGGGAG AGAGCTGGGTGTACAACATATGATGAAATATATGGAACACAAGTTGCAATCAATGTCTATGAGCCAAAAGTGCAAGGACAAAATGATCTTAGTGCATCATGGGCATTAATGGTAAACGGACCTACTGGAAATTATGAGGGAATCGGTGCTGGCTCTATT GTATGGCCAAACTACCATGGTGACAACTTTGCGAGATTTCATATATACTGG CAAGTTAATACGGTGAACATGCCATGCTTTGATCATATGTGTGCTGGCTTTGTACAAGTCAGTATGAGTGTTGGTATTGGTGGGAGAATTGAACCAGTTTCTACCTATAATGGAGATCAGTATGAAATTACTGTTACTATATCAaag GACCCAAAGACGGGAAATTGGTGGCTAGCATATGGGCGTGATAAAAAACCACTTGGATATTGGCCTCCTTCAATTTTCAACTACATGAATGAAAAAGCAAGTGCTTGTTTTTGGGGTGGGCAAGTCCATGGACCAACAGTTCAATTACACCTTCCAGAACTGGGCAGTGGACATTGGGCAGCCACTGGACCTGGGAAAGCTGCCTATGTGAGGAGTATCAAAGTCATCAACAAAGACGGCCAGTACTTCATTCCAGGCACACACAACACATTTTCAGGCAGTACTAGACCATTCTGCTATGATGCTGGAGATATCAGGTTCAACGATGATGGAGCCCGTCTATTATATGGTGGACCTGGTAACTGCACAAAGTGA
- the LOC127771729 gene encoding senescence-specific cysteine protease SAG39, translating into MAMAKALLFAILGCLCLCSAALAARELSDDAAMAARHERWMAQYGRVYKDDGEKARRFEVFKANVAFIESFNTGNHKFWLGVNQFADLTNDEFRSTKTNKGFIPSTTRVPTGFRYENVNIDALPATVDWRTKGAITPIKDQGQCGCCWAFSAVAAMEGIVKLSTGKLISLSEQELVDCDVHGEDQGCEGGLMDDAFKFIIKNGGLTTESNYPYAAADDKCKSVSNSVASIKGYEDVPANNEAALMKAVANQPVSVAVDGGDMTFQFYKGGVMTGSCGTDLDHGIVAIGYGKASDGTKYWLLKNSWGTTWGENGFLRMEKDISDERGMCGLAMEPSYPTA; encoded by the exons ATGGCCATGGCCAAGGCTCTGCTCTTCGCCATCCTCggctgcctctgcctctgcaGCGCTGCTCTAGCAGCTCGTGAGCTGAGCGATgacgcggccatggcggcgaggcaCGAGAGGTGGATGGCGCAGTACGGGCGCGTGTACAAGGACGATGGCGAGAAGGCACGCCGGTTCGAGGTGTTCAAGGCCAATGTCGCCTTCATCGAGTCGTTCAATACTGGGAACCACAAGTTCTGGCTCGGCGTCAACCAGTTCGCCGACCTCACCAATGACGAGTTCAGGTCGACGAAGACCAACAAGGGATTCATTCCTAGCACGACTAGGGTTCCTACTGGGTTCAGGTATGAGAATGTTAACATTGATGCGCTGCCGGCGACTGTGGACTGGAGAACCAAGGGTGCTATAACTCCCATCAAGGATCAAGGCCAATGTG GTTGTTGTTGGGCGTTTTCGGCCGTGGCAGCCATGGAAGGTATTGTCAAGCTGAGCACAGGCAAGCTTATATCACTCTCTGAACAAGAGCTTGTTGACTGCGATGTCCATGGTGAGGACCAGGGCTGCGAGGGTGGGCTCATGGATGACGCCTTCAAATTCATCATCAAGAATGGCGGCCTCACCACCGAGTCCAACTACCCATACGCAGCAGCAGACGACAAGTGCAAGAGTGTATCCAACAGCGTCGCATCGATCAAGGGCTATGAGGATGTGCCGGCCAACAACGAGGCTGCCCTAATGAAGGCGGTGGCTAACCAACCTGTGTCTGTGGCAGTCGATGGAGGCGACATGACATTCCAGTTCTACAAAGGTGGTGTGATGACCGGCTCATGTGGCACTGACTTGGACCATGGGATTGTGGCCATTGGCTATGGCAAGGCTAGTGATGGTACCAAGTATTGGTTGCTGAAGAACTCCTGGGGCACGACTTGGGGTGAGAATGGTTTCTTGAGGATGGAGAAGGACATTTCTGATGAAAGGGGCATGTGTGGCCTGGCCATGGAGCCTTCCTACCCTACTGCATAG